One Mus musculus strain C57BL/6J chromosome X, GRCm38.p6 C57BL/6J DNA window includes the following coding sequences:
- the Rab39b gene encoding ras-related protein Rab-39B, with the protein MEAIWLYQFRLIVIGDSTVGKSCLIRRFTEGRFAQVSDPTVGVDFFSRLVEIEPGKRIKLQIWDTAGQERFRSITRAYYRNSVGGLLLFDITNRRSFQNVHEWLEETKVHVQPYQIVFVLVGHKCDLDTQRQVTRHEAEKLAAAYGMKYIETSARDAINVEKAFTDLTRDIYELVKRGEITIQEGWEGVKSGFVPNVVHSSEEVIKSERRCLC; encoded by the exons ATGGAGGCCATCTGGCTGTACCAGTTCCGGCTCATTGTCATCGGCGATTCCACGGTGGGCAAGTCCTGCCTGATCCGCCGCTTCACCGAGGGCCGCTTTGCTCAGGTTTCAGATCCCACCGTGGGGGTAGATTTTTTCTCCCGTTTGGTGGAGATCGAGCCAGGAAAACGCATCAAGCTCCAGATCTGGGATACAGCGGGTCAAGAGAGGTTCAG aTCCATCACTCGCGCCTACTACAGGAATTCAGTAGGTGGTCTTCTCTTATTTGACATTACCAACCGCAGGTCCTTCCAGAATGTCCATGAGTGGTTAGAAGAGACCAAAGTACACGTTCAGCCCTACCAAATTGTATTTGTTCTGGTGGGTCACAAGTGTGACCTGGATACACAGAGGCAAGTGACTCGCCACGAGGCCGAGAAACTGGCTGCTGCATACGGCATGAAGTACATTGAGACGTCAGCCCGAGATGCCATTAATGTGGAGAAAGCCTTCACAGACCTGACAAGAGACATATATGAGCTGGTTAAAAGGGGGGAGATTACAATCCAGGAGGGTTGGGAAGGGGTGAAGAGTGGATTTGTACCAAATGTTGTTCATTCTTCAGAAGAGGTTATCAAATCAGAGAGGAGATGTTTGTGCTAG